In one Alnus glutinosa chromosome 14, dhAlnGlut1.1, whole genome shotgun sequence genomic region, the following are encoded:
- the LOC133857203 gene encoding probable LRR receptor-like serine/threonine-protein kinase At5g10290 isoform X1 — protein MSLKMELIFIVLILACLLSLALPDPQGDALFALKTSLNASPVQLTDWNQNQVNPCTWSNVQCDPNNNVTRVTLSSMGFTGTLSPKIGILKTLLALTLPGNGITGEIPEEFGNLTSLTNLDLSNNSLTGDIPSSLGKLKKLQFLTLSQNNLTGTLPTSLSSIPSLISLLLNSNNLSGQVPVHLFQVPKYNFTGNRLNCGNTLPQHCESKNQDSGASSKPKIGVILGVIGGCIVILLLGALLFIMYKHRHKGDKREVYVDVAGEVDRRIAFGQLKRFSWRELQLATENFSEKNVLGQGGFGKVYKGVLTDGTKVAVKRLTDYESPGGDAAFQREVEMISVAVHRNLLRLIGFCTTPTERLLVYPFMQNLSVAYRLRELKPGESVLIWPTRKRIALGTARGLEYLHEHCNPKIIHRDVKAANVLLDEDFEAVVGDFGLAKLVDVRKTNVTTQVRGTMGHIAPEYLSTGKSSERTDVFGYGIMLLELVTGQRAIDFSRLEEEDDVLLLDHVKKLEREKRLDAIVDLNLNKNYNMQEVEMMIQVALLCTQSSPEDRPAMSEVVRMLEGEGLAERWEEWQHVEVSRRQEYERLQRRFDWGEDSVYNQDAIELSGGR, from the exons CACAGATTGGAACCAAAATCAAGTTAACCCTTGCACTTGGTCCAATGTTCAGTGTGACCCTAATAACAATGTTACTCGTGT AACATTGTCATCAATGGGATTTACTGGAACCTTGTCCCCAAAAATAGGAATTTTAAAAACTCTTCTGGCTCT TACATTGCCAGGAAATGGCATAACTGGTGAGATTCCAGAAGAGTTTGGAAATCTAACGAGTTTGACCAATTTGGATTTGTCAAATAATAGTTTAACTGGTGATATACCATCTTCTCTTGGTAAACTTAAAAAGCTTCAGTTCTT GACTTTGAGTCAAAACAATCTCACTGGGACCCTTCCTACGTCACTTTCAAGTATTCCAAGCTTGATCAGTCT TCTGCTAAATTCGAACAATCTCAGTGGTCAGGTTCCTGTGCATTTATTCCAAGTTCCAAAATACAA CTTTACAGGAAACAGATTGAACTGTGGCAACACTTTGCCTCAACATTGTGAATCTAAAAATCAAGATTCAG GTGCTTCGAGTAAGCCAAAGATTGGAGTTATTCTTGGAGTTATTGGAGGGTGTattgttattcttcttcttggtgCCTTGTTGTTTATTATGTATAAGCATAGACACAAAGGCGACAAGCGTGAAGTTTATGTAGATGTTGcag GTGAAGTTGACCGAAGAATTGCATTTGGTCAACTGAAAAGATTTTCATGGAGGGAATTACAGCTAGCTACAGAAAACTTCAGCGAGAAAAATGTTTTAGGACAGGGAGGTTTTGGAAAAGTTTATAAAGGGGTTCTTACTGATGGCACAAAAGTTGCTGTGAAACGGTTAACTGACTATGAGAGTCCTGGGGGAGATGCAGCTTTCCAGCGTGAAGTTGAGATGATAAGTGTAGCTGTTCACCGGAATCTTTTACGGCTGATTGGGTTTTGCACAACTCCTACAGAACGCCTTTTAGTCTATCCCTTCATGCAGAACTTAAGTGTTGCCTATCGTCTACGAG AACTTAAACCTGGGGAATCTGTTTTAATTTGGCCTACAAGAAAACGAATTGCTTTAGGCACAGCTCGTGGCCTAGAGTACCTTCATGAACATTGCAATCCTAAAATTATTCATCGGGATGTTAAGGCTGCAAATGTGTTACTCGATGAAGATTTTGAAGCAGTTGTTGGTGATTTTGGCCTGGCAAAATTGGTTGATGTGAGAAAGACTAACGTGACAACTCAAGTTCGTGGGACAATGGGCCACATAGCACCTGAATACTTGTCCACTGGGAAGTCATCAGAAAGGACTGATGTTTTTGGTTATGGAATAATGCTTTTAGAACTTGTGACCGGTCAAAGGGCAATTGACTTTTCGCgcttggaagaagaagatgatgttttACTGCTTGACCAT GTCAAGAAGCTAGAAAGGGAGAAGAGACTGGACGCTATTGTAGATCTtaatctaaataaaaattacaacatgCAAGAGGTGGAAATGATGATCCAAGTTGCATTACTTTGTACCCAATCATCACCGGAGGACCGTCCGGCAATGTCAGAGGTGGTACGGATGCTCGAAGGAGAGGGACTGGCTGAGAGGTGGGAAGAATGGCAGCATGTTGAGGTTAGTCGCAGGCAAGAGTATGAGAGACTGCAGAGAAGATTTGACTGGGGAGAAGATTCGGTGTATAACCAAGATGCCATTGAATTGTCTGGTGGAAGATGA
- the LOC133857203 gene encoding probable LRR receptor-like serine/threonine-protein kinase At5g10290 isoform X2, with translation MSLKMELIFIVLILACLLSLALPDPQGDALFALKTSLNASPVQLTDWNQNQVNPCTWSNVQCDPNNNVTRVTLSSMGFTGTLSPKIGILKTLLALFTGNRLNCGNTLPQHCESKNQDSGASSKPKIGVILGVIGGCIVILLLGALLFIMYKHRHKGDKREVYVDVAGEVDRRIAFGQLKRFSWRELQLATENFSEKNVLGQGGFGKVYKGVLTDGTKVAVKRLTDYESPGGDAAFQREVEMISVAVHRNLLRLIGFCTTPTERLLVYPFMQNLSVAYRLRELKPGESVLIWPTRKRIALGTARGLEYLHEHCNPKIIHRDVKAANVLLDEDFEAVVGDFGLAKLVDVRKTNVTTQVRGTMGHIAPEYLSTGKSSERTDVFGYGIMLLELVTGQRAIDFSRLEEEDDVLLLDHVKKLEREKRLDAIVDLNLNKNYNMQEVEMMIQVALLCTQSSPEDRPAMSEVVRMLEGEGLAERWEEWQHVEVSRRQEYERLQRRFDWGEDSVYNQDAIELSGGR, from the exons CACAGATTGGAACCAAAATCAAGTTAACCCTTGCACTTGGTCCAATGTTCAGTGTGACCCTAATAACAATGTTACTCGTGT AACATTGTCATCAATGGGATTTACTGGAACCTTGTCCCCAAAAATAGGAATTTTAAAAACTCTTCTGGCTCT CTTTACAGGAAACAGATTGAACTGTGGCAACACTTTGCCTCAACATTGTGAATCTAAAAATCAAGATTCAG GTGCTTCGAGTAAGCCAAAGATTGGAGTTATTCTTGGAGTTATTGGAGGGTGTattgttattcttcttcttggtgCCTTGTTGTTTATTATGTATAAGCATAGACACAAAGGCGACAAGCGTGAAGTTTATGTAGATGTTGcag GTGAAGTTGACCGAAGAATTGCATTTGGTCAACTGAAAAGATTTTCATGGAGGGAATTACAGCTAGCTACAGAAAACTTCAGCGAGAAAAATGTTTTAGGACAGGGAGGTTTTGGAAAAGTTTATAAAGGGGTTCTTACTGATGGCACAAAAGTTGCTGTGAAACGGTTAACTGACTATGAGAGTCCTGGGGGAGATGCAGCTTTCCAGCGTGAAGTTGAGATGATAAGTGTAGCTGTTCACCGGAATCTTTTACGGCTGATTGGGTTTTGCACAACTCCTACAGAACGCCTTTTAGTCTATCCCTTCATGCAGAACTTAAGTGTTGCCTATCGTCTACGAG AACTTAAACCTGGGGAATCTGTTTTAATTTGGCCTACAAGAAAACGAATTGCTTTAGGCACAGCTCGTGGCCTAGAGTACCTTCATGAACATTGCAATCCTAAAATTATTCATCGGGATGTTAAGGCTGCAAATGTGTTACTCGATGAAGATTTTGAAGCAGTTGTTGGTGATTTTGGCCTGGCAAAATTGGTTGATGTGAGAAAGACTAACGTGACAACTCAAGTTCGTGGGACAATGGGCCACATAGCACCTGAATACTTGTCCACTGGGAAGTCATCAGAAAGGACTGATGTTTTTGGTTATGGAATAATGCTTTTAGAACTTGTGACCGGTCAAAGGGCAATTGACTTTTCGCgcttggaagaagaagatgatgttttACTGCTTGACCAT GTCAAGAAGCTAGAAAGGGAGAAGAGACTGGACGCTATTGTAGATCTtaatctaaataaaaattacaacatgCAAGAGGTGGAAATGATGATCCAAGTTGCATTACTTTGTACCCAATCATCACCGGAGGACCGTCCGGCAATGTCAGAGGTGGTACGGATGCTCGAAGGAGAGGGACTGGCTGAGAGGTGGGAAGAATGGCAGCATGTTGAGGTTAGTCGCAGGCAAGAGTATGAGAGACTGCAGAGAAGATTTGACTGGGGAGAAGATTCGGTGTATAACCAAGATGCCATTGAATTGTCTGGTGGAAGATGA